From Pedobacter aquae:
GATTAAACCGTTCCAATATTCTTCAACGGTATTACCAATCGGGGTAAGCGCACCTAGTCCTGTTACAACAACTCTCTTTAGCTCCATCTATTAGGTTAAGAGTTAAATTACTTTACATTTTTTTCCAAGTAAGCGATAGCCTGACCAACTGTACTGATGGTTTCAGCCTGATCGTCTGGGATAGCCACGTTGAACTCTTTTTCAAACTCCATGATTAATTCAACAGTGTCTAACGAGTCAGCACCAAGATCGTTTGTGAAAGATGCCTCCGGTGTTACCTCATTCTCGTCAACACCTAATTTTTCAACGATGATTGCTTTTACTCTTGAAGCGATATCAGACATAATACTCTATTTTAATGGTTAATTAATTCTGTGCAAAGAAAAATAAATTCTATTAAATATCAAACCTTTTTGTTTTTCCTCTAATTTTGACAAAAAGCAAGCCGATTTATTTAAGGTTTCCTCGGCTAAATTAAACTTTATTATATTGAATAAGAAATTTTTAAAGCTAGAACTTGATTTTGATTTTATCTTAATCTCAATAACGTCTCCGCTTAAGGACTATAGACTATGCTATCACATCAATAAAAACTTACAATTTGAGTTCGAGAAAATAGAAGATTTAGAGATAACTTATGCCGGGGCTGATACAAAGTATTATTCTCGTTACCTGTATCATGTGGATGAGTTTGCACCAGCATATTACCTTATTGCTAATAAAGGTTTAGGGGGATATTTGGTGCCAGAACTTAAAGAAACCGATTATTTTGTATTGATTAAAGAGTTTATTGATGAGGAAGATTTGAGTTTTTTTCTTGAAGGATTAAAGAAAATAGAAGATATTCAGGTGGCGGTAGAAGTGAATCCTAGGAAGCTAAAATCTAAGGAAAATCTTATTTTTTAACAGATGGATTTGAGTTCGTGTAAAAAATACACTACTTTTGAATTAGAATCTTTTTGTAGATTCATAAAATAATTAGACCAAAGACTCAGAATAAAATATATGAAACTATCATGATTTTGCCGATTATTTCTAGGGATATCATCTAAATCATGAGCGCTTCATCACTAATAAAAATTAAAAAAAGCAAATGAAAATTGTTCAAAAAAGGACCAAAATCGTAGCCACTTTAGGCCCGGCTACTTCAAATAAAGACGTTTTATTATCCTTAATAAAAGCCGGAGTTGATGTTTGTAGATTAAACTTCTCTCATGGTAAAGCAGAAGATCACCAAAAAGTGATTGATATCATCAGAGAAATCAATCAAAAATACAAAACCAATGTTGGTATCTTGGCAGATTTACAAGGTCCAAAAATTAGAATTGGCTTAGTAAAAGATGGCGGTATCAACCTGATTAACGGTACACAAATAAAAATTACTACTAACGAGTGTATTGGTGATGATAATCAAATTTACATCACTTATGAAACCTTCCCTCAGGATGTAAAAGCAGGAGAAATTATCTTATTAGATGATGGTAAACTGCAAATGCGTGTGGTAGAAACTAATAGAAAAGATACTGTTATTTGTGAAGTATTACACGGTGGTATATTAACCAGCAGAAAAGGTGTAAACCTTCCAAACACTAAAGTTTCTATCCCTTCTTTAACAGAAGAGGATTTGGTAAACCTTGATTTTGCTTTAGCAAATGATGTAGAGTGGATAGGTTTATCTTTCGTAAGAAAAGCAGAAGATATTATAGATTTAAAGCGTATCATTAGCAGAAGTGGTAAAACTTCTAGGGTTATTGCTAAAATAGAAAAGCCAGAAGCTATTGATAACATAGACGCTATTATTGAGGTTACAGATGGTGTAATGGTTGCCCGTGGAGATTTGGGTGTTGAAATGCCAATGGAGGAAGTTCCGGTTTTACAGAAAATGATTGCTCAGAAATGTAATAAAGCATCAAAACCTGTAATTGTAGCTACGCAGATGTTAGAGAGTATGATTACTACTCCGCGTCCTACCAGAGCTGAAGTGAATGATGTTGCAAACTCTGTGTTAGACGGTGCAGATGCAGTGATGTTGAGCGGTGAGACTTCTGTAGGTGAGTTTCCATTAATCGTTATTGAGACGATGAGCAAAATCATCAACCATGTTGAAAATACTTCTTATCCGTATTACAAAAACAAAGAATTAGACGAGAGCTGTCCAACTTATATGGCTGATGCGGTTTGTAGTTCTGCCGTATTTTTAGCAGATAAAACCAATGCAGAAGGTATTGTTGCGATGACATCTTCTGGATATACAGCTTTCCAAATCTGTAGTCACAGACCAAAAGCAGGTACTTATATTTTTACATCAAACCGTAATTTGTTAAATACCCTAAGTTTACTTTGGGGAGTAAGAGGTTTTTACTACGATAAGTTTGATAGTACAGACACCACCATTAGCGAGGTTAACAAAATCTTAAAAGCAGAGAAGTTAATTGAGTCTGGCGATATCATCATCAACACAGCGTCTATCCCGATTGAGAAAAAAGGAAAAACGAATATGATTAAAGTGAATGTTATTGATTAATAAATTAGCGTTTATATAAAGAGAAACCCAGCCGAAAAGCTGGGTTTTTTGTTTAAAATATTATGATTATTTTTAAACAGAAGCTAAAATAAGCTTCTAAAAGTGTATCTGATTTTAGAAATTGGAGTTATTTTTTTAATGAAAAAAAATAATTTTATAATTGTTTACTTTAAAAAGAAAAACATCATACTGCTGCTACTATTGTTAAACTAGATCCTTTTTAATAAAAATCTATCGTTTTATTAAGATAAAGATGATGAACTGTTATTTTCCAAAACTTAAAAAGCATATACTTTATGAAAAATCTAATTGCCTATTTCGCTGTGTTTTACACAATAATTTTGTCTAGTTGTGAGAAGTCTGATAACCTTAAAGACAATTGCTACCAAGCAAAAGTACTTAATAAATCTACTGGTTGCGGTGGGGTTATCCAAGTTATGAAAGGGAGTCCCAGTTTACCAAATTCTAAATGGATTGGGGACGAAGGTATAAAATATCAAAATTCTTATGCAGTCAGGAGTTTACCAAGTGATTATACTGTAGGCAAAATAATCTATTTGAAGGTTAACGATGTAATAAAAACACCTGACGACCAAATTTTACCAACAATTTGTGGTCCTTTGCCTGAATATTCACTAGATATAGATCTAGTTGATGCTAACTGCGTAATTATAGAAGATTCTGAGGCGCTTTGAAATAAATTATACTACTTTATCATCAACACAGCGTCTATCCCGATTGAGAAAAAAGGAAAAACGAATATGATTAAAGTGAATGTTATTGATTAATAACCGATAAAATAGAAAGAGGCTATTTCAAAAATTATATTTGAGATAGCCTCTTTTTTTATGTTAGTACGTTGTGATAGTTTTATCAAAATTTAAGCTAAAATCTTTTTTTTCTTCTGACTTAAGTTTAGACTAAGAAATTGCACTTGGTCTGATTTGAAATTCTTTGAAAAAGGCTCTTGAAAAGGATTGCGGGGTGTTATACCCATATTTCAAAGCGGCTTCAGTTATACTTATTCTATTTTCTTTGATATCATTAAATGCTCTTTGTAAAACTTGTTTACGATAAAATTTTATGATAGATACGTTAAATAGACTTTGAAAACCTGATGTAAGTTTAAATCTATTTATCCCATACTTTTTGCATAAGTTTTCTACAGAAATATCTTCTAAATCATAAGTGCTTAAATCGCTTTTAATTCCTTGAAGCTTCTTTATATCATCTGCAGAGAAGTATATTTCAGAATTATTTATACAAGAGATAGACTGGAAATAGTAAGCCATTAATTCGTAGGCTTTACACTCCAAATAAACTCTTCTAAAATTTTTAATAAGCCTACAATTTAAAATTTGTTTGATAATAAGGTTTACTTCATTGGTAATATCAAACAATTCGCCAGGTTGTTTACCAGAAAAGAATGCTTTTAAACAAGCTTCTTTTTCTTTTTTTTGAGTTTTATCAAAGAATTTATCTAAACATATATTAAAGGCTTCTTGATCGAATATTAGCGAAGCTACTTCAAAACGCTTTGATTTTTTATACTCTACTACGGATAGTTTACCATCTTCTTGAATAGCATAAATAAAAGATTGATTTTTTTTAAGGTTTACTTCTAAATTACCCTGTAGATGATGAGTTGAGTCTCCAGAAAGCATTAAACTGATTAAAATTTTATCCTGAAAATACTGACTGTATCTCATTTGATAAGTTTCTTCAGGTTTTCCAGCATAATAGGCTAATAAAACTCCAGAAGTTAATGGAATTAATGCAGTATGACTTTCGCCTAAAACAGGAGCCTTAAATTTGAGCATATCATCCTCACAATTTAATCTGGTTACCTCATCAAAAGGGTAATCTTTTAATTCTTCTATGAGTATTGGCGTTTCCATATTTAATTAAAATTTCCGGAAGGTTTTTGTTTTAAATATATAGGAAAATTTCAAAAAAATGCGTTTTGGATAAATCAAAATGCGTTTTGGGTAAACATTTCGACTGTGTGCGCTATAATTTTGAGCAAATCAAATTCAACTAAATATGAAAAAAATATTTACGCTATTTATCGTTTGCCTATCTTTTACCAAAATATCTGCACAAACCATTAGGTATGTAAAATCCGTTGCTTCTGGTACTGCCGATGGTAGCAGCTGGGTAAACGCCTCTTCAGATTTGCAAGCCATGATAGACCTCTCTATTGAAAATGATGAGATTTGGGTTGCTTCTGGTACATACCTACCAAGTAGTCTTATAGCGATAAGAGATGCTTCTGACTTTTCAAATCCAGCATCTAATGATAGAGATAAGACTTTTTTGATTAAAAAAAATATCAAACTTTATGGGGGATTTGCTGGTACAGAAACCGCCCTTTCTCAAAGAAATATTAGTAATAACGAAACCATACTGAGTGGAAATTTGGGTGATAACACAAGTGCTACAGATAATTCTTATCATGTGTTGTCTATAGTTACCCCAGTTGGGCAGAGTTTAAATAATTCTTTAGTTGTTGATGGATTTACCATCACAGGAGGTAATGCAAATTCAGGACTTGTTTATAATAATATTTATCCTAGATATTGGGGAGGCGCTTTATTTATTGCGGCTGATGATTTAAACCTTAATAATACACCTACCATAAACAATTGTAAATTTATAGATAATTTTTCAACAGCAGGAGGAGGAGCAATTGCAGTATTGGCCTTTAATCTCGGATCAGAATCAATAGAAATACAAAATTGTAGTTTTATAAATAATAGGTGTAATTACCAAGGCGGAGCACTTTTTTTCTATTATGATGGGGTAAATACTGGTGAATATAAGGCGAATATTTATAATAGCTATTTCGAAGGAAATTCAGTAAATAATTTTTTTCAAGGAGGTACAAATGGGGCAACTGGCGGAGCAATTTGTGGGTATAAATTGGGCGAATTAATTATTAACCGATGTATATTCAAAGATAATAGTACAACTGCTGGCTTTGCATCTACTGGTAATGGAAGTGCTGTAGGGTTATTGTTAGGAGCTAAATCTACCATCATTAATTCTTTGTTTTACGATAATGATAGAGCCGCTGTTTACAATAAAGAATCAGATTTGAACATTATTAACTCAACCTTATATAACACTAACGGGACATTAATTGAGGTTAACTCTGCTAAAAGTATCGCCCTAAATAATAGTATTATTTGGACAGATAATCCTATTCAAAATGCGATTACTAATGTGAATACAGCTCCTTTATCCTCAACTTTGAATAATAGTATTTTAAACAGTACCCATCAGCTGGCTTTTACAACAGCTCCTGTTAATTTAATCAATACAGCTCCACAATTTTTAAATATCAATACCAAAGATTTTAAGGTTGAACCAAACAGTAGCGCAGTTAATGCTGGTAATAATAGCTTGTATAATTTGGTGGCATTTGGTAATATAGATTTATTAGGAAATAACCGGGTTGATAATCAAATTGATATTGGGGCTTATGAGTCACAAGGGACATTGCCTGTTACCTTAGTAAATTTTACACTCAAAAAAGAGTTGAATAGTGTTTTATTGGCTTGGCAAACAGTATCTGAGATTGATGCTAAAACGTATATAATTTCACGTTCTAATGACGGGATAGCGTTTAAGGAATTAGTTAAAATCAATGCTAAAAATTTTCAACAAAATAATTACGTGTATGAAGATGATAAACCAAGTAACGGGATAAATTATTATCGATTAGAGCAGATAGATTTAAATGGCGAAATAAACCTTTTAGGGATAAAGTCTATAAGTTTTGAGTTGTTAACAACTGAAGTAAAAGTTTATCCAAACCCAACTACTAACGAGGTAATATTAAATTTTAATCAAGGAGATTATCAGGTTTTAAGACTTATTAGTAAAAGCGGGCAAATATTAGAAACCATAGCTGTATCGCCTATACAAAATGAAATGCGAGTTTCTTTGACCAAGTACGCTAGTGGAATATATTACCTAAGTTTACAAGGAAAGGGAGAGAATTTTTTTAGTAAAGTGCTAAAAGAGTAGCTTTTATAAGTGAACGTTATTGATTAATAAATTAGCGTTTATATAAAGAAAAACCCAGCCGAAAAGCTGGGTTTTTTTGTTTAAATATGACGTGAATCATGTATAAAGTACACTAAACGTTTTTCGTAATCATTTTTTGCGAATTTGCTAGAAAAAAAGAAAAATTTTAGTTTTCCACACTTGTAAACCTCTTGTTATCAGTGTTTTTCTTAGAAAAATATATCACAGGCAAAATTTATAAATCTGGCTGTGGAAAACTCAGAACTGATTATTTATAAGTAGAAATTAAATTTGATAAAAAACTCCTGTAGTTTTTTTAGCAAATAATCAGAATTAGAAAAATTAAAATATCAGTTATGGGAAAATCATCATCAAACAAGGCGGCTACGCCTACCGGAAAAGGGTTGAAATTTGATCGTTACTTTACAGTCGAAGGAAAAGATGTATATGATCTTTTTACGTATGATAAAAGGTCATCGGTAATCAGAAATCCTTCTGGAGACGCAGTTTTTGAAATGAATGATGTTGAAGTACCAAATACTTGGTCTCAAGTAGCAACTGATATCTTAGCTCAAAAATATTTTAGAAAAGCAGGTGTACCACAAGCAGATGGTTCTTTAGGATCAGAAAAAAGCATTAAGCAAGTGGCACATCGTATGGCAAATTGCTGGAAAGTTTGGGGAGAGCGTTATGGTTATTTCGCTTCTGCTAAAGATGCGCAAATATTTTATGATGAAATTGTTTACACCATTGTTGGGCAATTAGCTGCACCAAACTCGCCACAATGGTTTAATACCGGTTTACACAGTTCTTATGGTATTACAGGTGGTCCTCAAGGTCACTATTATGTAGATCCAAAAACAGAAAAATTAGAAAAATCAACCTCAGCTTATGAGCGCCCACAACCACATGCTTGTTTTATCTTATCTGTAGAAGATGATTTGGTAAACGAAGGTGGTATTATGGATTTATGGGTTCGTGAGGCTCGTATTTTCAAATACGGTTCTGGGGTAGGCACAAACTTTTCCAGAATTAGAGGCGAGAACGAAAAATTATCTGGTGGAGGTTACTCTTCTGGTTTAATGTCTTTCTTAAAAATAGGTGACAGAGCAGCTGGTGCTATAAAATCTGGTGGTACTACCAGAAGAGCGGCTAAAATGGTTTGTTTAGACCTAGACCATCCGGAAATTGAAGGCTTTGTTAACTGGAAAGTAGAAGAAGAGAAAAAAGTTGCTGCTTTAATAGCTGCGGGTTATTCTTCAGATTACGAAGGAGAGGCCTACAGAACCGTAGCAGGACAAAACTCTAACAACTCGGTACGTATTCCTAACGAGTTCTTTAGGACGCTTGAAAACGGCACTGGTTGGAATTTAACTGCTCGTTCTGATGGCAGGGTTATGAAAACCATTGATGCTAAGAAGTTATGGGATGATATCGCTTTTGCAGCTTGGGCTTGTGCAGACCCTGGTGTACAGTATGATACAACCATTAACGAATGGCATACTTGCCCTGCTGGTGGTCGTATCAATGCTTCTAACCCATGTTCAGAATACATGTTCTTAGATAATACTGCTTGTAACTTAGCATCTATCAACTTACGTCATTTCTTTGATTTAAAAACGTTAGTTTTTGATGTAAAAGGTTTTGAACATGCTTGCCGTATTTGGACAACAGTATTAGAAATTTCTGTATTGATGGCTCAGTTCCCTTCTAAAGAGGTAGCTCAATTATCATACGATTACAGAACTTTAGGATTGGGATATGCCAATTTAGGTTCTATGTTAATGGTTGCTGGTATCCCTTACGATAGCGATAAAGCAAGAGCATTGGGTGGTGCTATCACAGCAATTATGACGGGTACTGCTTATGCAACATCTGCAGAGATGGCCAAAGAGTTAGGTACTTTTAGCAGATATAAAGAAAATAAAGATAGCATGTTAAGAGTAATGCGTAACCACCGTTATGCAGCTTATAATGCTACAGATGCTTACGAAGGCTTAGAAATTGCGCCTCCAGGAATTGATCAAAAAGTATGTCCTGATTATTTATTATCAGCAGCTTGCAATGCTTGGGATAAAGCAGTAGAAATGGGCGAAAAATACGGTTACCGTAACGCACAAACTACGGTAATTGCACCAACCGGAACTATTGGTTTGGTTATGGATTGCGATACTACTGGTATTGAGCCTGATTTTGCATTAGTGAAATTCAAGAAATTATCTGGTGGTGGTTATTTCAAAATCATCAATCAGGCTGTTCCTGCGGCTTTAAGAAACTTAAAATATAGCGAAGCAGAAATTGAAGCTATTGTAAATTATGCTAAAGGTGCCGCTAGTATTAAAGGTGCGCCACATGTTAACCCTGATTCTTTAAAAGCAAAAGGATTTACAGAGAACGATTTAGAGAAATTAGATAAAGCTATCATCTCTGCTTTTGAAATTAGCTTTGCATTTAACGTTTGGACTTTAGGTGAGGATTGTTTACAACGCCTTGGCTTTAAAGCTGAGCAATATAATGCTCCTGATTTTAATGTGTTAAGATCTTTAGGCTTTAGCCGTCAACAAATTGCAGAGGCTAACGAATACATTTGCGGAACCATGACTATTGAAGGTGCGCCTTTCTTAAAAGAAGAGCATTACCCAGTGTTTGATTGCGCAAATAAAAATGGTGCTAAAGGCGTAAGATATATCCATGCACATGGTCATATTAAAATGATGGCTGCTGCACAACCTTTCTTATCTGGAGCAATTTCTAAGACAATCAATTTACCAAACGAAGCACAGGTAGACGAGATTAAAGATTGCTATGAGTTATCATGGGCATTAGGCTTAAAAGCAAATGCGCTTTACCGTGATGGTTGTAAACTATCTCAGCCGCTATCTACAAAATCTGATGCAAAAGATGATGATAAATTAGAGACTGTAGAAGAAGTTCTAGGCAAAGCCGCAGAATTAAAATTAAGCGATTTAACTCCAGAACAAGTATTAGAAGCAGCAAATGCCATCTTACAACGTTCTGAGGATACGAGCTTTATGAGACAATTGTCTAGAGTTGTACAGAAGAAAGTAATGCCTTCTAAGAGAAGAGGTTTTACCCAAAAAGCTAGTATAGATGGCCAAACCGTTTTCGTACGTACAGGCGAATATACTGATGGTACTTTAGGAGAAATCTTTGTGGATATGCACAAAGAGGGTGCAACTTTCCGTTCTTTGATGAACTGTTTTGCTATAGCCGTGTCAGTAGGTTTACAATACGGAGTACCTTTAGAAGAGTATGTAGAGAAATTCACTTTCACAAGATTTGAGCCTGCAGGTATGGTGAGTGGTCATGAGAACATTAAATCTGCAACATCAATTATTGATTACATGTTCAGAATGTTAGGTTATGAATATTTAAACCGTACAGATTTAGTTCATGTGATAACAGAGCAAAAAGCTGTAACAGGAAACCCACAATTAGAAGATACAGATGTAAATACTGATGCTACAAATGTTTATACGCCAGCACCAGTTCAAGAAACTTTTGCTTCAACAGCTAAGAAAGGTTTATCATTAGATATTTCTATGGGTGCACAATCTGATGCTCCTGCTTGCAGCAGCTGCGGACATACTACCATTAGATCTGGTACTTGCTACAAATGCTTAAATTGCGGAACTTCTATGGGATGTTCTTAGTTTAGAAATAAAATAAAATTTAAAAGCCCTGCAAATCATCATTTGTAGGGCTTTTTTATGTTTTAATAGGCTATTTAAGTTTTTAACTTGCACCAAAGGCCTAAAACCACCAGGCCTAAGAAAATCATAGCCAGTAGGATTCCGGTAAAACTCCCTTTTCTTTCTACTTCTTTTTCTAATGTTTTAGTTGTGCTTTTCTTTAACAATTCTTGTTCTTGCTGTTGGGCTTTAACCGTACTGCTTTGCTGTTGATGGCTTTGTTTTACTAAACTGTCTTTGCTGCTGCTTTTATAAACTTTTACTTTGATATAGCCCGGTTGCTGCTGCAAGCCACTATCTGGATGCCAATAAAAGAGTTCGTCCATTTCTAAGACCATACCTTCTTTCACTTGCTGGAGTGTGGCGTTTATCGTACTGCTTTTACTTTGCAGGCTATCTTTTAAAAATGTAGCCTGTTTGGTTTTTTCCAATGCGGTGATGAGCTGCTGATACCTGGACTTTTGACTCGAACAGGCTGTTAACAACAGTACCATCATAAAGGTGCTTAGCTGCTTCATCTTGTTTCCCTCCTTGCTGTCACCCAATCTGCCACTGCATATAAAGTACGTTTAAGCCTGCGCTTACGGTACACCCCATCACCTTCTCTGCTTCCGGCTTCATTGGTATTCCCTTCAACGGTGATGATGATACTCTCGCCCCAAGCATCTATAAAACCGCAATGGGCAATGCGTTTTTTGGAGGCGTACCAAATGCCAAAAACATCTCCTGCCTGTGGCTGTATCTCTTCTTGCTGCCAGCTATTTTTCCAGATGATACGCTCTTGAGGTAATAAAGCAGGGCTCCATGCGCTACGTGGATTGCTGATACCTGCTTTGCCCAAACACCAGCTTACAAAGGCGGCACACCAAGGATCACCTTTTTTATTACCGGTATAATGCAGATAGGTTTCTACCCGGTGGCCATCATTCCTATTACGCTGTTCACGTACTCCTACTTCCTGGTTATAAAGTGATTGGAGTAAGATCCGCCTCTCTTTTTCTGAATCCTTTTTTGGTAGTGACCCCTTTGCCGAAAGCTCAGTTAATGGGCTTTGCAGACCTAAAATATTGCTAGCAGGCAGCCGATAGCTGCTAATAATAGCAAGGCAAAAGATGCCCAGTACAATACGAATTGTTGCCATAAGCTTAATTGTTTAAAGTGTGGAACCATGTGTTGAAACGGAGGCAAGCCCAGTCTGTTCCAACTGCTATTGAGTAGTCGCCAGTTGAGCAGAAGGAGCAAGATAAATACTAAAAGTGCTATCAGGTGGAGATTCCGATGAAGTTGACCACCCTATTCCGATTTAACTTGACCAGTCATTCCGTTAGAAACTGACCAGTGTATTCCGCTGGAAACTGACCAGGTAAGGACGTTGAAAGATGCTGTAAGATCAAGCCTATTTTTGGGGGATTAACATCTCAGAAATGGCAAATACGACAATCAGCATGAATAAGATAAGACAAATCCTCAGGATGTCCCATCAGGGGCGCAGCATCATGTCCATTACGGTACAGAGCGGTTGTTCCCGTAATACGGTAAGGAAATACATTTCTGCCTTCAATCAGGGAGGCTTTAGCTTTGATGAGGTAAACGCCCTTAATGACAAAGAACTGGAAGACCTTTTTGGAAAGAGCAGGGAGCAGCCCCCTAGTTCTCGTATGCAAGCCCTTCAACGATGTTTCCCTGCTATGGACAAAGAACTCAAGCGTACAGGGGTAAACCGGCAAATGTTATGGGAGGCTTACCTGAAAGAATTCCCCCAAGGCTACCGTTACAGCCAGTTCTGTCTCTATTATAAGCAATGGAAGTCTCGTGTGAACCCGGTAATGCATATGGACCATAAGGCAGGCGATATGCTGTATGTTGATTTTGCCGGCCAGAAGCTGAGTTATGTAAATGAGGAAACCGGCGAAGTGATCCTAGTAGAGGTATTCGTCGCTATCCTTGGCGCCAGCCAGCTCACTTATGTAGAGGCGGTAGCAACCCAGCAGAAAGAGGACTTCATCATGGCCTGTGACCATGCCTTCCATTATATCGGAGGGGTGCCGGGAGCTATTGTGCCGGACAACCTGAAAGCGGCAGTGACCAAGAGCAGCCGTTATGAACCTCTGCTGAACGAGGCCTTTTCAGATTTTGCCGACCATTATGGCACCACAATATTGCCTGCCAGAGCCTATAAACCCCGCGATAAGGCTTTGGTAGAAGGAGCCGTCAAGATCATCTATTCCCGTGTCTATGCTCCTTTGAGGAAGATGGTTTTCCACTCCATCGAATCCTTGAATGCCGCAATAAAGATAAGCCTGGAAGAACATAACAACCAATTATTGAAAGGTCGTAACTACAGCCGGCGCCTACAGTTTGAAGAGATAGAACGGGGAGCCCTTTCTACCCTCCCTCTGATTCCCTACGAACTCAAAAAACAATGTTACGCTACGGTAATGAAGAACGGCCACGTCTGCCTAGGCATAGACAAACATTATTATAGTGTGCCATACCGCTTTATCGGGAAGAAGATAAAGCTGTTATATTCCAGATCCACAGTAGAGGCTTTCTTCCATTACGAGCGTATAGCGATACATAAACGTATCAAAAGCCCGTACAATTATAGCACCGACAAGGACCACATGGCCACCTCGCACAGGTTTGTGGCAGAATGGACACCGGAGAAGTTTCTGGGCTGGGCCTCCTCCATCCATGAGGATGTAAGGCTATATATCCTAAAAATACTGGAACGTAAACAACATCCCGAACAAGCTTATAAATCCTGTGTAGGAATACTCAGCTTTTCCAGAAAAGTAGGGAACGAGCGGCTTCAGATGGCCTGCAGAAGGGCGTTGGGCTATGGAATATACAACTATAAGACCATACAATCTATACTAGAAAACAAGATGGACAGCTATCAGGATAATCTTTTTGCGGATGAACTGCCCATGCCCAGCCATGAAAATATTAGGGGAGAAGATTATTATCAATAAACAAATAATATATGAACACCAACACTTTAGAAAAAATGAGGTCGATGAAATTCTTCGGCATGTTCCACGCTTTCAAAAGCAGCCTGGAGAGCGGGCAGACTGATGGTTATACTGGCGATGAGTTATTGGCCCACCTATTGGAAGCCGAATGGGATTACCGGCAGAACAGACGTATAGAACGACAGTTATTGTATGCCCGCTTCCGCTATAAAGCAACCATAGAGGAGATAAAGCACTATATAGAGCGAAATATCGACAGGAACCAGCTGATGCGCCTTGCCGAATGTAGCTTTATCGACCGCAATGAAAACCTGCTGATTACCGGAAGCACCGGTATCGGAAAGAGCTATGTGGCCTCAGCCATTGGACACCAGGCCTGCTTTTCAGGCTATAGAGTACTTTATGCAAGCACTCCTAAATTATTCGCTAAATTGAAGATGGCCAAGGCTGATGGATCCTATAGTAAGGAAATCCTTAAAATAGAAAGGCAACAGTTACTGATACTCGATGACTTTGGTATCCAGCCCTTTGATGCCCAAAACCGGGCAGCACTGATGGAAATCATTGAGGACAGGCATGGGAAATCCTCTATGATCATCACTTCCCAGCTTCCTGTCGGCAAATGGCATGAACTTATCGGTGAGAAAACCATTGCCGATGC
This genomic window contains:
- a CDS encoding IPExxxVDY family protein, which codes for MNKKFLKLELDFDFILISITSPLKDYRLCYHINKNLQFEFEKIEDLEITYAGADTKYYSRYLYHVDEFAPAYYLIANKGLGGYLVPELKETDYFVLIKEFIDEEDLSFFLEGLKKIEDIQVAVEVNPRKLKSKENLIF
- a CDS encoding T9SS type A sorting domain-containing protein; protein product: MKKIFTLFIVCLSFTKISAQTIRYVKSVASGTADGSSWVNASSDLQAMIDLSIENDEIWVASGTYLPSSLIAIRDASDFSNPASNDRDKTFLIKKNIKLYGGFAGTETALSQRNISNNETILSGNLGDNTSATDNSYHVLSIVTPVGQSLNNSLVVDGFTITGGNANSGLVYNNIYPRYWGGALFIAADDLNLNNTPTINNCKFIDNFSTAGGGAIAVLAFNLGSESIEIQNCSFINNRCNYQGGALFFYYDGVNTGEYKANIYNSYFEGNSVNNFFQGGTNGATGGAICGYKLGELIINRCIFKDNSTTAGFASTGNGSAVGLLLGAKSTIINSLFYDNDRAAVYNKESDLNIINSTLYNTNGTLIEVNSAKSIALNNSIIWTDNPIQNAITNVNTAPLSSTLNNSILNSTHQLAFTTAPVNLINTAPQFLNINTKDFKVEPNSSAVNAGNNSLYNLVAFGNIDLLGNNRVDNQIDIGAYESQGTLPVTLVNFTLKKELNSVLLAWQTVSEIDAKTYIISRSNDGIAFKELVKINAKNFQQNNYVYEDDKPSNGINYYRLEQIDLNGEINLLGIKSISFELLTTEVKVYPNPTTNEVILNFNQGDYQVLRLISKSGQILETIAVSPIQNEMRVSLTKYASGIYYLSLQGKGENFFSKVLKE
- a CDS encoding acyl carrier protein, producing the protein MSDIASRVKAIIVEKLGVDENEVTPEASFTNDLGADSLDTVELIMEFEKEFNVAIPDDQAETISTVGQAIAYLEKNVK
- the pyk gene encoding pyruvate kinase; translation: MKIVQKRTKIVATLGPATSNKDVLLSLIKAGVDVCRLNFSHGKAEDHQKVIDIIREINQKYKTNVGILADLQGPKIRIGLVKDGGINLINGTQIKITTNECIGDDNQIYITYETFPQDVKAGEIILLDDGKLQMRVVETNRKDTVICEVLHGGILTSRKGVNLPNTKVSIPSLTEEDLVNLDFALANDVEWIGLSFVRKAEDIIDLKRIISRSGKTSRVIAKIEKPEAIDNIDAIIEVTDGVMVARGDLGVEMPMEEVPVLQKMIAQKCNKASKPVIVATQMLESMITTPRPTRAEVNDVANSVLDGADAVMLSGETSVGEFPLIVIETMSKIINHVENTSYPYYKNKELDESCPTYMADAVCSSAVFLADKTNAEGIVAMTSSGYTAFQICSHRPKAGTYIFTSNRNLLNTLSLLWGVRGFYYDKFDSTDTTISEVNKILKAEKLIESGDIIINTASIPIEKKGKTNMIKVNVID
- a CDS encoding helix-turn-helix transcriptional regulator, with product METPILIEELKDYPFDEVTRLNCEDDMLKFKAPVLGESHTALIPLTSGVLLAYYAGKPEETYQMRYSQYFQDKILISLMLSGDSTHHLQGNLEVNLKKNQSFIYAIQEDGKLSVVEYKKSKRFEVASLIFDQEAFNICLDKFFDKTQKKEKEACLKAFFSGKQPGELFDITNEVNLIIKQILNCRLIKNFRRVYLECKAYELMAYYFQSISCINNSEIYFSADDIKKLQGIKSDLSTYDLEDISVENLCKKYGINRFKLTSGFQSLFNVSIIKFYRKQVLQRAFNDIKENRISITEAALKYGYNTPQSFSRAFFKEFQIRPSAIS